The following proteins come from a genomic window of Notamacropus eugenii isolate mMacEug1 chromosome X, mMacEug1.pri_v2, whole genome shotgun sequence:
- the SPRY3 gene encoding protein sprouty homolog 3 — MDAPITDDFPQTLPIEQLCSIHVSNEYVERPAISCQQTLSSSSLAQQAHKSDWSLSTIPSDLPRSLSQCHQLQLLPQHLSQPSLASSISHTTITSDQRLLTSITPSPSDHSLICTQPQAGALKVEDSQKGVAEKLSLHTGGHLFICEECGRCKCIRCTATRTLPSCWLCKQRCLCSPESLLDYSTCLCCVKGIFYHCSTDDEDNCADEPCSCGPGSCCARWAAMSLLSLVMPCLCLYPPARGCLKLCQQGYDGLRRPGCRCKSHTNTVCRKISSSGAAFPRATEKPV, encoded by the coding sequence ATGGATGCCCCAATAACAGATGATTTTCCTCAAACCCTGCCCATTGAGCAACTCTGCTCCATCCATGTGAGCAATGAGTATGTGGAACGGCCTGCCATCTCCTGCCAACAGACCCTGTCCAGCTCTTCCCTTGCCCAGCAGGCCCACAAGTCTGATTGGTCCCTGTCTACTATTCCCTCGGATCTGCCTCGAAGCCTCAGCCAATGCCACCAGCTTCAGCTCTTGCCACAGCATCTGAGCCAACCCAGCCTTGCTAGCTCCATATCCCACACCACCATCACCTCCGACCAAAGGCTTCTGACCAGCATCACTCCATCACCCTCCGATCACTCCCTTATCTGTACCCAACCTCAAGCAGGGGCTCTGAAAGTGGAGGATTCTCAGAAAGGTGTAGCGGAGAAGCTGTCCCTCCATACTGGGGGGCACCTCTTTATTTGTGAAGAGTGTGGCCGTTGCAAGTGCATCCGCTGCACAGCCACACGCACCCTCCCCTCCTGCTGGCTCTGCAAGCAGCGGTGCCTCTGCTCCCCGGAGAGCCTCCTTGACTACAGCACGTGCCTCTGCTGCGTCAAGGGGATCTTCTACCACTGTTCCACTGATGACGAAGACAACTGTGCCGATGAGCCCTGCTCCTGTGGGCCTGGCTCCTGCTGTGCACGCTGGGCAGCCATGAGCCTCCTGTCACTGGTCATGCCTTGTTTGTGCTTGTACCCTCCAGCCCGAGGATGTCTCAAGTTGTGCCAGCAAGGCTACGATGGCCTACGGAGGCCAGGCTGCCGATGCAAGAGCCACACCAACACTGTTTGCAGGAAGATCTCTTCCAGTGGAGCCGCCTTCCCCAGGGCCACGGAGAAGCCGGTGTAA